The following are encoded in a window of Geobacter metallireducens GS-15 genomic DNA:
- a CDS encoding MbcA/ParS/Xre antitoxin family protein yields the protein MLLTQIRPSEIDLHSTEARGALAKMIIKLFTHWGLSTADQLELLGLSPKSRGLLAKYAKGEALPEGRDSLDRVGYLLSIHKSLRLLYPYNPEIRYSWVNRRNTAFNNLTPLAVMKEQGIIGLARVARYLDYYRGL from the coding sequence ATGCTGCTGACTCAGATTCGACCGTCGGAAATTGACCTGCACAGCACGGAAGCACGCGGCGCCTTGGCCAAAATGATCATCAAGCTCTTTACCCATTGGGGGCTGTCGACTGCCGACCAACTGGAATTGCTGGGCCTCAGCCCGAAGAGCCGCGGTCTTCTCGCGAAGTATGCAAAAGGTGAGGCTTTACCTGAAGGGCGCGACTCCCTTGACCGGGTCGGTTATCTTCTGTCAATTCACAAATCGCTGCGGCTGCTCTATCCATACAATCCCGAAATCCGTTATTCCTGGGTGAATCGACGCAACACGGCATTCAACAATCTCACCCCTCTGGCGGTTATGAAGGAACAGGGAATTATCGGGCTCGCCAGGGTGGCGCGATATCTCGATTATTACCGAGGGCTCTAG
- a CDS encoding RES family NAD+ phosphorylase — MKALFVRTNDFQGDVFRNIVSLRESLDLFDDLTDEAGQSQYATVAEARVKELIPIGLIDRGFHYTTAIDYPFTKEPFLLSRYGNGTFGVWYGSLQLETSIHETVFHMMREESMVEGVTGRLVRERAVYLVRARAVLIDLVGKEKRYPDLVSDDYSFTQQIAERLHKEGHPGLLAPSARCAGTNVVAFTPNILNDPRVNCYLTYTYDYQAKSVEVERQPGDVIYSHQFT; from the coding sequence GTGAAGGCCCTGTTCGTAAGAACCAATGATTTCCAGGGGGACGTATTCCGGAATATCGTCTCATTGCGTGAATCGCTCGATCTCTTTGACGATCTCACCGACGAGGCGGGCCAGAGTCAGTATGCGACCGTTGCTGAAGCAAGAGTTAAAGAATTAATTCCCATCGGCCTGATCGATAGGGGTTTTCACTACACGACAGCCATTGACTACCCGTTCACCAAAGAGCCATTTTTACTTTCGCGCTATGGGAACGGGACGTTCGGCGTGTGGTATGGTTCCCTGCAATTGGAGACCAGCATCCATGAAACCGTCTTCCATATGATGAGAGAGGAATCGATGGTTGAAGGGGTAACGGGGCGATTGGTGCGGGAAAGGGCTGTCTACCTGGTCCGCGCCCGCGCTGTTCTGATAGATCTGGTCGGGAAGGAAAAGCGATACCCGGATCTTGTTTCCGATGATTACAGCTTCACGCAGCAGATCGCTGAACGATTGCACAAAGAAGGGCATCCCGGGCTGCTGGCTCCCTCGGCGCGGTGTGCTGGAACGAACGTGGTGGCGTTCACCCCGAATATCCTGAATGACCCGCGGGTGAACTGTTATCTGACCTATACCTACGATTACCAGGCAAAGAGTGTCGAGGTTGAGCGGCAGCCTGGAGATGTCATTTATTCTCATCAGTTCACTTAG
- a CDS encoding putative quinol monooxygenase, with product MAVTVVAKVVVKKEFIEPVKAELLKLVDPTRRERGCMEYRLHQDNEDPGVFIFYENWESMASLEQHMNSDHFRNYVSAVEGRLVKKVVNKMTGI from the coding sequence ATGGCAGTAACCGTTGTTGCAAAGGTTGTCGTGAAAAAGGAGTTCATCGAACCGGTAAAAGCCGAGCTTCTCAAGCTGGTCGACCCGACGCGGCGAGAGAGAGGGTGCATGGAGTACAGACTCCATCAGGACAACGAAGATCCTGGGGTGTTCATATTTTATGAGAACTGGGAAAGCATGGCCTCCCTGGAGCAGCACATGAACAGCGACCATTTCAGGAACTATGTCTCTGCAGTAGAAGGAAGGCTTGTCAAGAAGGTCGTGAATAAAATGACCGGAATCTGA
- a CDS encoding MFS transporter: protein MTETAPPRMDLRLAALLIGVILSTVDSSALNLALPTLAAHFGTDASAVQGAISLYLVGSALAFLPLSSIAGRVGTVRVYRVSLAAFAVISQFLAFSPNLQTLLVLRFLQGIAGAGIVGLVPGMTAATFREHRGWALGMVSGSVAAGTLIGPPLGGFLVEWLGWRSIFYINLPFGLLALLLSSRLTELMGVGLVEGLRRIIRAPRFILALTSTVCFFIHSFGTNLIWPFYLEAGGMSPAKVGLFMLVPPVMLMVAGPSCGKMSDSRGYDRVSWLGSAVLMAASLGQGLSGSVIIGLMGIGIGRALFQAANNAAVLSQAPEGTNTVASGLLSIARVSGQALGSVLAGILWGKLEHGGTSRAFLVVNLVMAAVAALAGCLIIGRSRIK from the coding sequence ATGACTGAAACCGCACCACCTCGCATGGACCTTCGCCTGGCCGCGCTCCTGATAGGGGTCATCCTTTCAACGGTCGATTCCAGCGCACTCAACCTGGCTCTGCCGACCCTCGCCGCCCATTTTGGAACCGATGCCAGCGCCGTCCAGGGGGCAATTTCGCTCTATCTGGTCGGTTCTGCCCTTGCGTTTCTTCCCCTCTCCAGCATTGCCGGACGGGTCGGGACAGTCAGGGTCTACCGCGTGTCCCTGGCTGCGTTCGCCGTCATCTCCCAATTCCTTGCCTTTTCTCCAAACCTTCAGACGCTGCTTGTACTCCGTTTTCTCCAGGGAATTGCCGGTGCCGGCATTGTCGGTCTTGTCCCGGGGATGACTGCCGCCACCTTCAGGGAGCACCGGGGATGGGCGTTGGGCATGGTTTCCGGCTCGGTGGCCGCGGGTACCCTGATCGGCCCGCCCCTCGGGGGCTTCCTGGTTGAATGGTTGGGTTGGCGTTCCATCTTCTACATAAACCTTCCGTTCGGCTTGCTGGCGTTGTTGTTGTCGAGCCGTTTGACCGAACTTATGGGTGTCGGCCTTGTCGAGGGACTGCGACGGATTATCCGTGCTCCCCGTTTCATCTTGGCACTGACCTCCACTGTCTGCTTTTTCATCCACTCCTTCGGCACCAACCTCATCTGGCCCTTTTATCTGGAAGCGGGAGGGATGTCTCCCGCCAAGGTGGGGCTGTTCATGCTGGTTCCGCCCGTCATGCTCATGGTCGCCGGTCCATCGTGCGGCAAGATGTCCGACAGTAGAGGGTATGACCGGGTAAGCTGGCTTGGGAGTGCCGTGCTGATGGCTGCTTCCCTGGGCCAGGGGCTCAGCGGCTCCGTTATCATCGGCTTGATGGGGATCGGCATCGGGAGGGCACTGTTCCAGGCTGCCAACAACGCGGCCGTTTTGTCACAGGCTCCCGAGGGGACGAACACGGTCGCCTCTGGCCTTCTGTCCATAGCCAGAGTGAGCGGTCAGGCGTTGGGAAGCGTTCTTGCCGGTATCTTATGGGGAAAACTGGAACATGGCGGCACCAGCAGGGCGTTTCTCGTGGTCAATCTGGTGATGGCCGCTGTCGCCGCACTCGCCGGGTGTCTGATCATCGGACGGAGTCGGATCAAGTAA